A single window of Saccharomyces kudriavzevii IFO 1802 strain IFO1802 genome assembly, chromosome: 16 DNA harbors:
- the SKDI16G0630 gene encoding uncharacterized protein (similar to Saccharomyces cerevisiae ITC1 (YGL133W) and YPL216W; ancestral locus Anc_6.233), with protein sequence MVSLNSKEAQPDEKELPADATDRNAWPAKEAGERINDYDSCSKRLEFYERNALACEVSERNGVSYFRALKNEEQCRKDVETLLSMELRVAIANFVNFNSTRKVSTLVNRVFQRFRNRFFEGEIVCLKNNQRKVLLLPKLKKCDLGGLQDAPSYNTLFVVKDVFQSNEVVESGTEEILASDLSLYLITGYTRPKSKGIALIASQNEIERPACQFSKFLIACFLNKIIIKVSNKQYAPWRVKQQYVEKYNVNSKCPPEIFKYLSDEKDAASLEPYTPSTIPPEEDVEPTDWEEWPPSKIQKVSNEISAKFDPIHTAKFTGYNSSKRIVNDKELPFTGPSTPFKSTCYLDSFLEFKTIDLQWYEECAQLSTERLLVVYRFLNSFGPFIGLVHFNFDQFLTTIKCTDPEVLVDEYVKINIVNVDRKEDTARYGELQTDSYGPSGINKVSQRKGTKIPNLNGGCSIPSNFTRNQGIRKLITNKSTEFLKYSIFKSEPPKNESMDAYPFKKASDLYIDIACSLLSLITNEKGNWTCDVMGDWIEEERKEEEGKIFDDKIIEKCLSYGNTRSPKLSSSKNLRKENWLICFLGILKQNMHIIRYSDVAESLTEKLLPSAMNSDDLGEELWQNFCRKLSKKAKIDILWILVDLISNFSSYIKELVDGAPQLCNKIRLELDNVKKKYHELKEQLKILSEEYVQLCNTPAINKCKLDVCENKINGYKVKMKYLREDTNYLEAKLLQSDIKRLETLGKDRYGNRYYWMDSNGSPSPVNQKDELHYNCCYLWVQGPSEEDVNFYLDVDQASLRKWKSSAKVNGTVHASKEVFSIYRSADGSYFRKFQGEDIKIIDSNGILVQSTPLAPIHRKIIAETPEKLLLSSHQWFFMNDVEDIHMLVDKLDNLAENERQLKKALTHRMHRIEASYEQQFKAKRRVEFDSALKTYHKLWKANEFTSSDLQRIGAMDISNDERVTSIVKLAKELSREDNDVVTEKILKDAILLGECERVLLEKQQGLLYSLDFHFEQLRTVDHRLVLKMKKKKLEEVLTKLLNHQRHRYISSTSELGTKSQWAKEATYLSVQGMLEEIKRHINSRHKETPKDY encoded by the coding sequence ATGGTTTCGCTCAACAGCAAGGAAGCACAACCTGATGAAAAAGAGTTGCCTGCAGATGCCACTGATAGAAACGCATGGCCAGCAAAAGAAGCTGGGGAGCGTATAAATGATTATGACAGTTGCTCAAAAAGGCTGGAGTTCTATGAAAGGAATGCGTTGGCCTGTGAGGTTAGCGAGAGAAATGGTGTCTCGTATTTTAGGGCATTAAAAAACGAAGAGCAGTGCCGAAAAGATGTCGAAACGCTTTTGTCTATGGAATTAAGGGTGGCTATAGCAAATTTTGTCAACTTCAACTCGACAAGAAAGGTATCGACTCTCGTGAACAGAGTATTTCAACGTTTTAGGAACCGGTTTTTTGAAGGTGAAATAGTGTGCCttaaaaataatcaaagaaaagttctgcttcttcctaaattgaaaaaatgtgaCTTAGGAGGACTTCAAGATGCACCATCCTATAATACTTTATTTGTTGTCAAGGACGTATTCCAATCCAATGAAGTTGTGGAAAGTGGAACGGAAGAAATTTTGGCGTCAGATTTGTCATTATATTTAATCACAGGATATACAAGACCGAAATCTAAAGGTATAGCTTTAATCGCAAGCCAAAATGAGATCGAAAGGCCGGCTTgtcaattttcaaaatttttaattGCATGTTTCCTCAACAAAATAATCATAAAGGTGTCAAATAAACAATACGCTCCTTGGAGGGTGAAACAACAGTATgtggaaaaatataatgtGAATTCTAAATGCCCTCCTGAAATCTTTAAATATCTGTCAGATGAAAAGGATGCAGCTTCTCTGGAACCTTATACCCCTTCAACCATACCACCGGAGGAGGACGTTGAACCCACTGACTGGGAAGAATGGCCGCCATccaaaatacaaaaagtCAGTAACGAGATTTCAGCCAAATTTGATCCAATTCATACTGCAAAATTCACTGGTTACAACTCATCAAAGCGAATCGTGAATGATAAGGAGCTTCCATTCACAGGACCATCGACACCATTCAAAAGCACCTGTTACTTAGATAGCTTCCTAGAATTTAAAACTATCGATCTGCAATGGTATGAAGAATGTGCTCAGCTTTCTACGGAAAGATTGCTGGTTGTGTATCGATTTCTAAATTCTTTTGGGCCTTTTATTGGTCTTGTACATTTTAATTTTGATCAGTTCCTCACTACTATCAAATGCACTGATCCAGAAGTCCTAGTGGATGAATACGTAAAAATCAACATTGTCAACGTTGACCGCAAGGAAGATACTGCTAGATATGGGGAGCTACAGACCGATAGTTATGGTCCAAGTGGCATAAATAAAGTATCCCAACGGAAAGGGACTAAAATTCCTAATTTGAATGGAGGCTGTTCCATACCAAGCAACTTTACAAGAAACCAAGGGATTAGAAAGTTAATAACGAATAAAAGCactgaatttttgaaatattccatcttcaaaagtGAGCCCCCTAAGAACGAGAGTATGGACGCGTAtcctttcaaaaaagcaagTGATCTTTATATTGATATAGCTTGCTCTTTATTATCACTAATAACTAACGAAAAGGGAAACTGGACATGTGATGTGATGGGGGATTGGATTGAGGAAGAGcgaaaggaagaagaagggaaaATTTTCGATGACAAAATCATAGAAAAATGTTTAAGTTATGGGAATACAAGGTCGCCTAAACTTTCATCAAGTAagaatttgagaaaagaaaattggttGATTTGTTTCCTGGGGATACTGAAACAGAATATGCATATAATAAGATATAGCGATGTTGCGGAATCCCTCACAGAGAAATTATTACCTTCGGCTATGAATTCCGATGATTTGGGTGAAGAGCTGTGGCAGAACTTTTGCAGAAAACTATCTAAAAAAGCTAAAATTGATATCTTATGGATTCTTGTGGATTtgatttccaatttttcaagctaCATCAAAGAGCTGGTAGATGGAGCACCTCAACTATGCAATAAAATTCGCTTAGAACTGGATAAcgttaaaaaaaagtatcaTGAATTGAAAGAGCAGCTAAAAATTCTCTCCGAAGAATATGTACAGCTTTGCAACACACCTGCGATAAACAAATGTAAATTAGACGTATgcgaaaataaaatcaacGGGTACAAagtgaagatgaaatattTAAGGGAAGATACTAACTATCTAGAAGCAAAACTGCTCCAAAGCGATATTAAGAGACTAGAAACGTTGGGTAAAGATAGGTACGGGAATCGATATTACTGGATGGATTCGAATGGGTCGCCTTCGCCCGTCAACCAGAAGGATGAATTACATTACAACTGCTGTTATTTGTGGGTTCAAGGGCCCTCTGAAGAAGACGTGAATTTTTACCTAGATGTTGACCAAGCTTCCTTGAGAAAGTGGAAGTCATCTGCAAAAGTAAACGGTACTGTCCATGCGTCAAAGgaagttttttcaatatacAGGTCAGCAGATGGGTCTTACTTTCGCAAATTTCAGGGTGAAGATATAAAGATCATTGATTCAAACGGTATTTTAGTGCAATCTACGCCTCTAGCACCTATTCATAGGAAAATAATAGCTGAAACTCCCGAAAAACTTTTGCTGTCTTCCCATCAATGGTTTTTTATGAATGATGTGGAAGATATACACATGCTGGTGGATAAATTGGACAATTTAGCAGAAAATGAACGCCAGTTGAAGAAAGCTTTGACTCATAGAATGCACCGTATTGAAGCATCATACGAACAACAATTCAAAGCTAAAAGGCGTGTTGAATTTGATAGCGCCCTCAAAACATATCATAAGCTCTGGAAAGCTAACGAATTCACATCATCTGACTTGCAAAGAATTGGAGCAATGGATATATCAAATGACGAACGCGTTACTAGTATTGTGAAGCTTGCCAAAGAATTATCCAGAGAAGATAATGATGTCGTTACCGAAAAGATTTTAAAAGACGCAATACTACTCGGAGAATGTGAAAGAGTCCTCCTGGAGAAGCAACAAGGTTTACTCTATTCTTTGGATTTTCATTTCGAACAATTACGTACAGTAGACCACAGACTTGTTCTtaagatgaaaaagaaaaagctgGAGGAAGTTCTTACGAAGCTTTTGAATCATCAAAGGCACAGGTATATCAGTAGCACTTCAGAACTTGGAACAAAATCTCAGTGGGCAAAAGAAGCTACATATCTTAGTGTACAGGGCATGCTAGAAGAGATAAAACGTCATATTAATTCAAGGCACAAAGAGACTCCTAAGGACTACTAG
- the CBP3 gene encoding Cbp3p (similar to Saccharomyces cerevisiae CBP3 (YPL215W); ancestral locus Anc_6.232) — MSINRFTSSPLPALLKKASFSYRGAYLHQTNVFTQNKGAASDSPELLAKSSHLNSKPLDISKKAPVKTAQNKIPLAHSKYESSKYELPKWKEALGELVIRTFRLDMDRVRAGPVAGSYYYKICKEQGLQYEDEPLSETAKYFYEDLKLPRTFSQWFQITILHEWMLFVRMRAMPFKYGRNYQQKLVDRTFSDIELRLFEEMKVNSGRIADQYLKDFNTQLRGAIFAYDEGFATDDATLATAVWRNLFGGRKNIDMLHLESVMRYIHSQLYVLSRLSDREFSTGKFKFVPPGVKVEKLTPKQEEELKAKTVAKYKALDKDPRTLPSERSKLSYTN; from the coding sequence ATGTCAATTAATAGATTTACTTCAAGCCCACTCCCTGCTCTCCTTAAGAAGgcctctttttcttaccgGGGAGCTTATTTGCATCAGACGAATGTTTTCACCCAAAATAAAGGAGCTGCCTCAGATTCACCAGAGCTTTTAGCGAAAAGTTCACATCTGAATTCGAAACCGTTAGATATAAGCAAAAAAGCGCCAGTAAAGACTgctcaaaataaaattccCTTAGCTCATAGTAAATATGAATCATCAAAATACGAGCTTCCCAAATGGAAGGAAGCATTGGGTGAACTAGTAATCCGTACCTTTCGTTTAGATATGGATAGGGTGAGAGCAGGACCCGTTGCTGGGTCTTATTATTATAAGATCTGTAAAGAGCAAGGTTTACAATATGAGGACGAACCATTATCGGAAACTGCGAAATACTTCTACGAGGATTTAAAACTACCACGTACTTTTTCGCAATGGTTCCAAATTACTATACTGCACGAGTGGATGCTCTTTGTACGTATGAGAGCTATGCCTTTCAAATACGGCAGAAACTACCAGCAAAAATTAGTGGACAGGACGTTTTCTGATATTGAATTGAGATTGTTCGAGGAAATGAAAGTCAATTCCGGTAGAATCGCCGACCAATACCTGAAAGATTTTAACACGCAACTAAGAGGTGCAATATTTGCATATGATGAAGGGTTTGCCACAGATGATGCCACGCTTGCCACAGCAGTTTGGAGGAATCTATTCGGTGGTAGAAAGAATATAGATATGCTTCACTTGGAATCTGTCATGAGATACATTCATTCTCAACTATACGTCTTGAGTAGGTTGTCAGACAGAGAGTTTTCCACAggtaaattcaaattcgTTCCACCTGGAGTCAAAGTAGAAAAACTTACACCAAAGCAAGAGGAAGAGTTGAAGGCAAAGACCGTTGCAAAATATAAGGCCTTAGATAAAGACCCCAGAACTTTACCAAGTGAAAGAAGTAAGCTGTCGTACACAAATTAG
- the THI6 gene encoding bifunctional hydroxyethylthiazole kinase/thiamine-phosphate diphosphorylase (similar to Saccharomyces cerevisiae THI6 (YPL214C); ancestral locus Anc_6.231), producing the protein MVFAKNDVDYSLYLVTDSTMLPPGTTLCSQVEAGLKNGVTLVQIREKDTETRDFVEEALEVQKICKKYKVPLIINDRVDVAMAIDADGVHVGQSDMPIPMVRKLLGPSKILGWSVGKPSEVETLAKWGPDMVDYIGVGTLFPTLTKKNPKKSPMGPQGAIAVLDALEEFKAIWCRTVGIGGLHPDNIQRVICQCVSSNGKRSLDGISLVSDIMAAPDACAATKRLRGLLDGSKYQFVDCKLNETFPTTASIQSVISQVSSNRPLVQHITNKVHQNFGANVTLALGSSPIMSEIESEVSELARIPNASLLLNTGSVAPIETLKAAINAYNEVNRPITFDPVGYSATETRLCLNNTLLTYGQFTCIKGNCSEILSLAKLNKDRMKGVDANSGNMDINLLVRATQIVAFQYRTIAVCTGEFDCVANGIFDGKYKLSSGTAGITAEDLPCMIIEDGPIPIMGDITASGCSLGSTIACFIGGLNSTGNLFDAVVGAVLLYKSAGKLASTRCQGSGSFHVQLIDALYQLFHENKPESWSASLKKFN; encoded by the coding sequence ATGGTATTTGCTAAAAATGACGTTGATTATTCATTATATCTGGTGACTGACTCCACCATGCTTCCACCGGGAACCACTCTGTGTTCTCAGGTTGAAGctggtttgaaaaatggggTGACACTGGTTCAAATTCGTGAAAAGGACACTGAGACAAGGGATTTTGTCGAGGAGGCTTTGGAGGTGCAAAAGATATGTAAAAAGTACAAAGTTCCCTTAATCATCAATGATCGTGTAGATGTCGCTATGGCAATTGATGCTGATGGTGTACATGTGGGCCAGAGCGACATGCCAATCCCAATGGTTAGAAAACTTTTGGGCCCTTCTAAGATACTTGGCTGGAGTGTCGGTAAACCCTCTGAAGTGGAGACATTAGCTAAATGGGGCCCAGATATGGTAGATTATATTGGTGTTGGTACGCTTTTCCCAACActgacaaagaaaaatcctAAGAAATCGCCAATGGGTCCTCAAGGCGCGATCGCTGTTTTGGATGCGTTGGAAGAATTTAAGGCTATATGGTGCAGGACCGTCGGTATCGGCGGTCTTCACCCTGATAATATTCAGCGGGTTATTTGCCAATgtgtttcttcaaatggGAAGAGATCGTTGGACGGTATCTCGCTGGTCAGTGACATTATGGCCGCACCTGATGCCTGTGCAGCCACTAAGAGATTGAGAGGGCTGCTGGATGGGTCCAAGTATCAATTCGTTGATTGCAAATTAAACGAAACGTTTCCTACCACGGCTTCCATTCAAAGTGTAATCTCTCAAGTTTCAAGTAATCGTCCTCTCGTGCAACACATCACTAATAAGGTccatcaaaattttggagCCAACGTTACTCTCGCTCTAGGCTCATCTCCAATCATGTCTGAAATCGAAAGCGAAGTATCTGAATTAGCAAGAATCCCCAATGCCTCCCTACTTTTGAATACTGGATCAGTCGCGCCTATTGAGACGTTGAAAGCAGCAATCAATGCTTATAACGAGGTAAACAGACCTATAACTTTTGATCCAGTCGGATACAGCGCCACTGAAACAAGACTCTGCTTAAACAACACTTTGCTCACTTATGGTCAATTTACTTGCATAAAGGGTAACTGCAGTGAAATACTATCCCTAGCCAAGTTAAATAAGGATAGAATGAAAGGTGTTGATGCCAATAGCGGAAATATGGACATCAATTTACTTGTACGCGCCACTCAAATTGTGGCATTTCAATACAGGACTATTGCTGTCTGCACAGGTGAGTTTGATTGCGTTGCTAATGGTATTTTTGACGGTAAATACAAACTCTCATCGGGTACAGCAGGCATTACCGCTGAAGATCTTCCCTGTATGATAATTGAAGACGGTCCGATTCCTATTATGGGTGACATAACCGCAAGTGGATGTTCACTCGGTTCTACCATTGCTTGTTTCATTGGTGGGTTGAATTCTACTGGGAACCTTTTTGATGCAGTTGTTGGTGCTGTCCTGCTATACAAGTCGGCCGGGAAACTAGCCTCTACTCGTTGCCAAGGGAGTGGTTCGTTCCATGTCCAATTGATCGACGCATTGTACCAATTATTCCACGAAAATAAACCAGAAAGTTGGTCTGCTTCcttaaagaaattcaattaA
- the LEA1 gene encoding U2 snRNP complex subunit LEA1 (similar to Saccharomyces cerevisiae LEA1 (YPL213W); ancestral locus Anc_6.230): MKFTPSLVLDAPQYYVDHFNGKYNVDKCVILRDLQLEIDSESMPSSLKHLTKPTHILDLTNNDLIMIPDLSSRDDIHTLLLARNNIVDVDGRLLPMNIQNLTLSNNGIRRFEELQSLRRAPKTLKNMTLLGNQVCHLANYREQVLRLVPHLETLDFQNVTADERKNASRLSGQMNSGISRSVGTTVKDNETRDKTIEIMNLVVSKMTVERRNELKKQLAEATSLEEIARLEKLLSGGV; this comes from the coding sequence ATGAAGTTTACTCCAAGCTTAGTCCTTGATGCCCCACAATATTACGTTGATCATTTTAATGGCAAGTATAACGTAGATAAATGTGTTATTTTAAGAGATCTGCAATTGGAAATCGACTCGGAGTCCATGCCATCTAGTTTGAAGCATCTGACGAAACCCACGCACATATTGGATTTAACAAATAATGACCTTATTATGATTCCGGATCTATCCAGCAGAGACGACATACACACGTTACTGTTGGCTCGAAACAATATCGTGGACGTGGATGGTCGCCTATTGCCAATGAATATACAGAACCTCACGCTGTCAAATAATGGTATAAGAAGGTTCGAAGAGCTTCAGAGTCTACGTAGAGCACCTAAGACATTAAAGAATATGACTTTACTAGGAAATCAGGTTTGCCACTTAGCCAACTATAGAGAACAAGTGCTTCGATTGGTACCGCACTTGGAGACGTTAGACTTCCAAAACGTAACAGCAGACGAAAGAAAGAACGCTTCAAGGCTTTCCGGACAGATGAATAGTGGGATATCGAGGTCGGTTGGCACCACAGTTAAGGACAATGAAACTAGAGATAAAACGATAGAAATCATGAATTTGGTGGTGAGCAAGATGACAGTGGAGAGAAGAAACGAATTAAAAAAGCAATTAGCAGAAGCCACTTCTCTAGAAGAAATTGCCAGGTTGGAAAAACTACTTTCCGGTGGTGTTTAG
- the PUS1 gene encoding pseudouridine synthase PUS1 (similar to Saccharomyces cerevisiae PUS2 (YGL063W) and PUS1 (YPL212C); ancestral locus Anc_6.226), which translates to MSEENLRPSYDDDQVNEDVYKRGAQSKLTKARKADFDEDNAKEEKRDKKAKADGKHVDKRPKSGPRLDENGNPLPKEPRLPKRKVAVMVGYCGTGYHGMQYNPPNPTIESTLFKAFVEAGAISRDNSNDLKKNGFMRAARTDKGVHAGGNLISLKMIIEDPDIKEKINDKLPQGIRVWDIERVNKAFDCRKMCSSRWYEYLLPTYSLIGPKPGSILYRDIEESKVELPGVLDEDLESKEFWEEFKRDANEKFTPEDIEAVLAYVPPARDEFNINEELYQKVKKYKQLENAHRRKYRISDAKLAKFRASTKQYLGAHNFHNFTLGKDFKEPSAIRFMKEINVSDPFVIGEAQTEWVSVKIHGQSFMLHQIRKMISMATLITRCGCPVQRITQAYGQQKINVPKAPALGLLLEAPVFEGYNKRLEQFGYKAIDFSKYQDEVDTFKMKHIYDKIYKEEVDENVFNAFFSYIDSFNKVTGAQGEETPDKSGLAVQKSIFEFLTARGIPGLVEAPESNKKVKQRKRMEEEEAASREAEESSAAENKELEVKQETAVN; encoded by the coding sequence ATGTCTGAAGAAAACTTGAGGCCTAGCTATGATGATGATCAAGTAAATGAGGATGTTTACAAAAGAGGCGCTCAGAGTAAGCTGACCAAAGCTCGTAAGGCGGactttgatgaagataatgcaaaggaagaaaaaagagataaGAAAGCAAAGGCTGATGGAAAACACGTGGATAAAAGACCAAAAAGTGGTCCTCGTTTGGACGAGAATGGAAATCCACTTCCTAAGGAACCTCGTCTTCCAAAGAGAAAAGTAGCTGTTATGGTTGGCTACTGTGGTACTGGCTACCACGGCATGCAATACAATCCACCAAATCCGACGATTGAGTCTACTCTTTTCAAGGCCTTTGTCGAAGCGGGTGCAATTTCCAGAGATAATTCCAAtgacttgaaaaagaatggaTTCATGAGAGCTGCTAGAACTGATAAAGGTGTTCATGCAGGGGGTAATTTGATATCACTGAAAATGATTATTGAAGATCCTGATATTAAAGAGAAGATCAACGACAAATTGCCCCAAGGAATAAGGGTATGGGATATTGAGCGTGTGAATAAAGCGTTTGATTGTAGGAAAATGTGCAGTTCCCGTTGGTACGAATATTTGTTACCCACGTATTCCCTCATCGGCCCCAAACCTGGTTCTATCCTCTACAGAGATATCGAAGAGAGTAAAGTTGAATTGCCAGGCGTTTTAGATGAAGATTTAGAATCCAAAGAATTCTGGGAGGAATTTAAAAGAGATGCGAACGAAAAATTCACTCCAGAGGACATTGAAGCTGTATTGGCATATGTTCCACCAGCCAGAGATGAATTCAATATCAATGAAGAACTGTATCAgaaggtaaaaaaatacaaacaaCTAGAGAATGCACATCGTAGAAAATACCGTATATCCGACGCAAAGCTGGCCAAATTTCGCGCTTCTACGAAACAATATCTAGGTGCCCATAATTTCCATAATTTCACATTGGGTAAGGACTTCAAAGAACCAAGTGCCATTAGATTTATGAAGGAAATAAATGTATCAGATCCCTTTGTCATCGGCGAAGCTCAAACGGAATGGGTCTCCGTCAAGATCCACGGCCAGTCGTTCATGCTACATCAAATTCGTAAGATGATCTCGATGGCGACTTTGATTACTCGTTGTGGCTGTCCCGTCCAACGTATCACCCAAGCTTATGGGCAACAAAAGATCAATGTGCCAAAGGCACCTGCTTTAGGGCTATTGTTAGAAGCTCCGGTGTTTGAAGGTTATAATAAAAGGCTAGAACAATTTGGCTACAAGGCAATCGATTTTTCCAAATACCAAGACGAAGTGGATACGTTCAAAATGAAACATATTTACGACAAGATCTATAAGGAAGAAGtggatgaaaatgttttcaaTGCGTTCTTTAGTTATATCGATAGCTTCAACAAAGTCACAGGGGCACAAGGAGAAGAAACTCCGGATAAGTCGGGACTTGCTGTACAGAAGAGtatttttgagtttttaACCGCCAGAGGTATCCCAGGTCTTGTTGAGGCACCCGAAAGTAATAAGAAAGtcaaacaaagaaaaagaatggaagaggaagaagccGCGAGTAGAGAAGCTGAGGAATCCAGTGCCGCTGAGAATAAAGAGCTAGAAGTGAAGCAAGAAACCGCAGTTAATTGA
- the NIP7 gene encoding ribosome biosynthesis protein NIP7 (similar to Saccharomyces cerevisiae NIP7 (YPL211W); ancestral locus Anc_6.225): MRQLTEEETKVIFEKLAGYIGRNISFLVDNKELPHVFRLQKDRVYYVPDHVAKLATSVARPNLMSLGICLGKFTKTGKFRLHITSLTVLAKHAKYKIWIKPNGEMPFLYGNHVLKAHVGKMSDDIPEHAGVIVFGMNDIPLGFGVSAKSTSESRNMQPTAIVAFRQADIGEYLRDEDTLFT; this comes from the coding sequence ATGAGACAGTtaacagaagaagaaaccaagGTTATTTTCGAAAAGCTTGCTGGCTATATCGGTAGAAATATTTCGTTTTTAGTCGACAATAAAGAACTACCTCACGTTTTCAGATTACAAAAAGATAGAGTATATTATGTGCCTGATCATGTTGCTAAATTGGCTACCAGTGTAGCAAGACCTAATTTGATGTCTCTAGGTATCTGTTTGGGCAAATTCACAAAGACAGGGAAATTTAGATTACACATCACTTCTTTGACAGTATTAGCCAAGCATGCCAAGTATAAGATATGGATCAAGCCGAATGGGGAAATGCCATTCCTATATGGTAACCACGTTTTAAAGGCACATGTGGGCAAGATGTCTGATGATATACCAGAACACGCAGGTGTTATTGTCTTTGGTATGAATGATATTCCATTAGGATTCGGTGTCAGTGCGAAGAGTACCTCTGAGTCAAGAAACATGCAACCTACTGCCATAGTTGCCTTCAGACAAGCTGATATCGGCGAGTATCTGAGAGATGAAGACACTTTGTTTACTTAA